Proteins from a genomic interval of Kitasatospora kifunensis:
- a CDS encoding heavy-metal-associated domain-containing protein, with product MSSTVTYTVTGMSCGHCEKSVSAELSALQGVTEVAADAKAGTVTVSSEHPLDVADVRAAVDEAGYELVGPAA from the coding sequence ATGTCCAGCACCGTCACCTACACCGTCACCGGCATGAGCTGCGGCCACTGCGAGAAGTCGGTCAGCGCGGAGCTCTCCGCCCTGCAGGGCGTCACCGAGGTGGCCGCCGACGCCAAGGCCGGCACCGTCACCGTCTCCTCCGAGCACCCGCTGGACGTGGCCGACGTGCGCGCCGCCGTCGACGAGGCGGGCTACGAGCTGGTCGGCCCGGCGGCCTGA
- a CDS encoding PP2C family protein-serine/threonine phosphatase, with protein MLRFRRPSPLLAPDLRGLPRARRRTALAAVDLRDLSWRRRATPAVLAILGVCIADLSTGRERYLAPLMTVVPSIAALTLSAIGVLGVCTVGLAALIGLNRYDQVTAVHDQRFLFGSMITYAALTLFSAYVAEIRMRRAAAFAAVSSVAEAAQRALLHRPGPEVGPLRLAVRYASAADEARIGGDLYSVLDTPHGTRAVVGDVRGKGLDAVQTAAVVLGAFREAAYDEPSLRQVAARIEASVERHAPDGEFTTALFVEVRGSGAMELLQYGHVPPLWVGLDGSVTVLEAPDPWVPLGLGRLAPGQPQSWDQRFAAGDVLVLCTDGVVEARRKGSGEFYPLDQRVGGLVAGAGGSVAELDDAVGRLYADLLAHTGGELNDDALLLLVSRTD; from the coding sequence GTGCTCCGCTTCCGTCGCCCCAGCCCCCTGCTGGCCCCCGACCTCCGGGGGCTGCCCAGGGCGCGCCGCCGGACCGCACTGGCCGCCGTCGACCTGCGGGACCTGTCCTGGCGGCGCCGGGCCACCCCGGCCGTGCTGGCCATCCTCGGGGTCTGCATCGCGGACCTCTCCACCGGGCGGGAGCGCTACCTGGCCCCGCTGATGACCGTGGTGCCCTCGATCGCCGCGCTCACCCTGTCGGCGATCGGGGTGCTCGGGGTCTGCACCGTGGGCCTGGCGGCGCTGATCGGGCTCAACCGCTACGACCAGGTCACCGCCGTGCACGACCAGCGCTTCCTGTTCGGCTCGATGATCACCTATGCCGCGCTGACCCTGTTCAGCGCCTATGTCGCCGAGATCCGGATGCGCCGGGCGGCGGCCTTCGCCGCCGTCAGCTCGGTGGCCGAGGCCGCCCAGCGCGCCCTGCTGCACCGGCCGGGGCCCGAGGTCGGCCCGCTGCGGCTCGCGGTGCGCTACGCCTCCGCTGCCGACGAGGCCCGGATCGGCGGCGACCTCTACTCGGTGCTCGACACTCCGCACGGCACCCGGGCGGTGGTCGGCGATGTGCGCGGCAAGGGCCTGGACGCGGTGCAGACGGCCGCCGTGGTGCTCGGCGCGTTCCGGGAGGCCGCCTACGACGAGCCGAGCCTGCGCCAGGTGGCCGCCCGGATCGAGGCGAGCGTCGAACGGCACGCACCGGACGGCGAGTTCACCACCGCGCTCTTCGTCGAGGTACGCGGCAGCGGGGCGATGGAGCTGCTGCAGTACGGGCACGTGCCGCCGCTGTGGGTGGGCCTGGACGGTTCGGTGACGGTGCTGGAGGCGCCGGACCCGTGGGTGCCGCTCGGGCTCGGGCGCCTGGCACCCGGGCAGCCGCAGAGCTGGGACCAGCGGTTCGCCGCCGGGGACGTGCTGGTGCTCTGCACCGACGGCGTGGTGGAGGCCAGGCGCAAGGGGAGCGGGGAGTTCTATCCGCTGGACCAGCGGGTCGGTGGGCTGGTGGCGGGGGCCGGCGGCTCGGTGGCCGAGCTGGACGACGCGGTCGGGCGGCTCTACGCCGACCTGCTCGCACACACCGGCGGCGAGCTCAACGACGACGCGCTGCTGCTGTTGGTCAGCCGGACTGACTGA
- the dhaL gene encoding dihydroxyacetone kinase subunit DhaL, producing the protein MRNDLDRELALAWLRTAAAAVERQHEELTALDAAIGDGDHGSNLRRGFAAVVAAVDALDADATPGTVLGKAGSTLISKVGGASGPLYGSALRVAGAALPAPTADLTALAEALRAGLGAVQKLGGAAVGDKTMIDAFEPAVAALERAAFDGFTLREASALAAEAAEAGARATIPLQARKGRASYLGPRSVGHQDPGATSTALLFRALAEAVTA; encoded by the coding sequence ATGCGCAACGACCTGGACCGCGAGCTGGCGCTCGCCTGGCTGCGCACCGCAGCCGCCGCCGTCGAGCGGCAGCACGAGGAACTCACCGCCCTGGACGCCGCGATCGGCGACGGCGACCACGGCAGCAACCTGCGGCGCGGCTTCGCCGCCGTGGTCGCCGCCGTGGACGCACTGGATGCCGACGCCACGCCCGGCACCGTGCTGGGCAAGGCCGGCAGCACGCTGATCTCCAAGGTCGGCGGCGCCTCCGGACCGCTGTACGGCAGCGCGCTGCGCGTCGCCGGGGCGGCGCTGCCGGCGCCCACCGCGGACCTGACCGCGCTGGCCGAGGCGCTGCGCGCCGGGCTGGGGGCGGTGCAGAAGCTGGGCGGCGCCGCGGTCGGCGACAAGACCATGATCGACGCCTTCGAGCCGGCCGTGGCCGCGCTGGAGCGTGCCGCCTTCGACGGCTTCACGCTGCGCGAGGCGAGCGCACTGGCGGCCGAGGCCGCCGAGGCGGGCGCCCGGGCCACCATCCCGTTGCAGGCCCGCAAGGGCCGCGCCTCCTATCTGGGCCCGCGCAGTGTGGGCCACCAGGACCCGGGCGCCACCTCCACCGCGCTGCTCTTCCGCGCCCTGGCCGAGGCCGTCACCGCCTGA
- the dhaK gene encoding dihydroxyacetone kinase subunit DhaK yields the protein MKKLINTPESVLDDALAGIAAAHPELTVDRENRVIHRADAPRPGKVTLISGGGSGHEPLHGGFVGPGMLDAACPGEVFTSPVPDQLLAAVRATDGGAGVVFVVKNYTGDVMNFSLAAELAAEEGIEVRTVLVNDDVAVEDSTFTAGRRGTGATVVVEKVAGALAERGAKAAEVASVGERAVAASRSFAVALTAATVPAAGRPGFDLPEDEIEVGVGIHGEPGRRRAPLRPARELVAEVVDTILADHTLSAGDEVIALVNGLGATPLLELYIVYGEVAARLAERGLTIARNLVGNYVTSLDMAGFSLTLTKADPELLELWDAPVHTAALRRG from the coding sequence ATGAAGAAGCTGATCAACACCCCCGAGTCCGTGCTCGACGACGCCTTGGCCGGAATCGCCGCTGCCCACCCGGAGTTGACGGTGGATCGGGAGAACCGGGTGATCCACCGGGCGGACGCGCCGCGGCCCGGCAAGGTCACGCTGATCTCCGGCGGCGGCTCGGGCCACGAGCCACTGCACGGCGGCTTCGTCGGCCCCGGCATGCTGGACGCGGCCTGCCCGGGCGAGGTGTTCACCTCCCCGGTGCCCGACCAGCTGCTGGCCGCCGTGCGAGCCACCGACGGCGGCGCCGGGGTGGTCTTCGTGGTGAAGAACTACACCGGCGACGTCATGAACTTCTCGCTCGCCGCCGAACTGGCCGCCGAGGAGGGCATCGAGGTCCGCACCGTGCTGGTCAACGACGACGTCGCGGTCGAGGACTCCACCTTCACCGCCGGGCGGCGCGGCACCGGCGCCACCGTCGTGGTCGAGAAGGTGGCCGGCGCGCTGGCCGAGCGCGGGGCGAAGGCTGCCGAGGTGGCCTCGGTGGGCGAGCGCGCGGTGGCCGCCTCCCGCTCCTTCGCGGTGGCGCTGACCGCCGCCACAGTGCCGGCCGCCGGGCGCCCCGGCTTCGACCTGCCCGAGGACGAGATCGAGGTCGGCGTCGGCATCCACGGCGAGCCGGGCCGCCGCCGCGCACCGCTTCGCCCGGCGCGCGAGCTGGTCGCCGAGGTGGTGGACACCATCCTCGCCGACCACACCCTGAGCGCCGGTGACGAGGTGATCGCCCTGGTCAACGGCCTCGGTGCGACTCCGCTCCTGGAGCTGTACATCGTCTACGGCGAGGTGGCCGCCCGGCTGGCCGAGCGTGGCCTGACCATCGCCCGCAACCTGGTCGGCAACTACGTCACCAGTCTGGACATGGCCGGCTTCTCCCTCACCCTGACCAAGGCCGACCCCGAACTCCTGGAGCTGTGGGACGCCCCCGTGCACACCGCGGCCCTGCGGCGCGGCTGA